The Gammaproteobacteria bacterium genome segment GCCCAACGCCAATTTCTGAGCCAGCCGATCAGGATCCCTATCTCGCCACCCATCACAAATAGGACAAATGACGCATGTAAGGTTACCGTGGCATCGGCAAGCCACGCATAGGCTTGGGCGCTCACCTGTCCGCAAAGATTCCCAGCGCCTGCCAGATTTCGTCCACGCGCTGTTTCACCTCCGCGCTCATGGTGATGGGTTCGCCCCACTCACGGGTGGTTTCACCCGGCCACTTGTTAGTGGCGTCGAAGCCGATCTTGGAGCCGAGGCCGGACACCGGCGAGGCGAAGTCGAGATAGTCAATCGGCGTGTTTTCGATGATAGTCGTATCACGCGCCGGGTCCATGCGAGTGGTCATGGCCCAGATGACATCCTTCCAGTCACGGATGTTTACATCATCATCGGTGACGATGACAAACTTGGTGTACATGAATTGACGCAGGAACGACCACACGCCGAACATCACCCGCTTGGCGTGGCCGGGATATTGTTTTTTCATGCTCACCACGGCAAGCCGATACGAACAGCCCTCCGGCGGCAAATAGAAATCGCTGATCTCGGGAAACTGACGCTGTAGCAGGGGCACGAAAACCTCGTTCAGCGCGACGCCCAATACCGCGGGCTCGTCAGGCGGGCGGCCGGTGTAGGTGCTGTGATAAATAGGGTTGTTGCGGTGCGTGATGCGCTCGATCGTAAACACCGGAAATTTTTCCACCTCGTTGTAATAACCGGTGTGGTCGCCGAAGGGGCCTTCGAGCGCCTCTTCACCCGGTTCGATGTAGCCCTCCAACACGAACTCGGCGCTGGCCGGTACCTGTAGATCATTGCCCAGACATTTCACCAGCTCGGTCTTGGCGCGACGCAGGAGTCCCGCGAAGGCATATTCGGAAAGGGTGTCCGGCGCCGGCGTCACCGCGCCCAGTATCGTGGCGGGATCGGCGCCCAGCGCGACCGCGACCGGAAAGCGTTCGCCGGGACGCGCAATCTGCCAGTCGCGAAAATCCAGCGCACCGCCGCGATGCGCCAGCCAACGCATGATAAGTTTGTTGCGCGCAAGCACTTGCTGGCGGTAAATCCCCAAATTATGCCGGTCCTTGAACGGCCCCTTGGTGACCACCAGGGCCCAGGTAATGAGCGGCCCTGCGTCGCCTGGCCAACACGTTTGGATGGGGAGTTTGGATAAGTCTACTGCGTCGGCCTCGATGATATTCTCCTGACAGGGTGCTTTACTGACCACCTTCGGCGCCATGCTCAACACCTGTTTGAGCACCGGCAGCTTGTCCCAGGCATCACGCCAGCCCTTGGGCGGTTCAGGTTCCTTCAGATAGGCAAGGAGCTTACCCACCTCGCGCAGCGCCTCTACCGAATCCTGTCCCATGCCCAACGCCACGCGCCGCGCTGTGCCAAACAGATTGGCCAAAACTGGAATGCTGCTGCCCTTGGGGTTTTCAAACAGCAAGGCCGGCCCGCCCGCACGCAAGGTGCGGTCGCAGATCTCCGTCATTTCCAAATAGGGATCAACGGAAAGCGTGATGCGCTTAAGCTCACCCTGCCGCTCAAGTTGGGCGATGAAATCACGCAGGTCGTTGTATTTCATGTGGGAGCTCGATGTACCGTCAGCCAGCGCGGCAAGACTATCCCTTCCCGATAAAGAACCATCATATAGAACATCAACATGGGGACAATATGCAACAGGGCGCGATTCAGAGTCGAGAAATCGGCGACCCAAATGTGCGCCTTACTGAAGAAGAACACAATCGCAAGAAAATAAAAATCGGTGAGGACTAAGATAGTCATGACCCGCAGCGGCGCCGAAAATAGGCGTGTCAAAGCAAACAGCCATAATGCGATGAACAAATACCAAAACAGGTGCCAGTTATCCATGACGAACATATTCTTTAAGATCGGTTCTCCTACAGGGCTGAATTCAGTATGCAGGGTGTAGCCCAAAATGACCAGTTGTGTCCGGCCAAGTAGGAACAGCGCAGCACCGCCGACGAGTGCTACACCGATCATTCCGGTGCGCGGCATTAAGGCCACCCACAAGGCCGGCAGAAAGGTCAGCATCCATATTTGGCCGGGTATCTTGATGAGCGGGCAGCTTAGCACGAGCAACAAGGCCAATAGCCCCTGCCGATGATCGCGGGTTCGGGCCCAGTGGAAAAAGGCCATGGCCGCCAGCCCGTAAACCGTGGCCATGAACAGATCCGCATAACCGGCCAGGGCGATATGCGTGTCGAGCAGCGGCAGCGACAGCAAAAAATAGGTAAAAATCATGGCGGCCAAAGGCGAAACACCCCACAGTCTGGCCTGACCGTAAAAGGCCAAACCGAGCGCAATGCCGCATTGTAACCAGGGCAGGTTCATCAAGGAGTCATCCCACCGTCCCAAACTGTAACTCATCCATACTTGCAACAGAGGTATGGTCGCGGGATAGTGCGGCGCAGAGTCGGTGTACGCCTGTGTGGCGCCTGAAGAGAGCCAGATGTCCGCAGGGACGAATGGAACTAATCGCCCCAATTCATACCAGACACGGGCCTTGGTGGCCCATTGGCTCCAGGCATCCCATGCAAACAAGGGCCGCCAGATAATTTCCAGCCCTAACCCGGCAAAGCGCAGAATGATTATCGCGAATAAAAAAATGAACAGGGTGTGTTGCCAGCGTATTGGATTACGCCAGCTATCGGCCACCAGGTCACTGGTACTGTTGCGTAAAGGTATTTTCCAGTGTAACGGCGCGCCCAGCG includes the following:
- the ubiD gene encoding 4-hydroxy-3-polyprenylbenzoate decarboxylase; this translates as MKYNDLRDFIAQLERQGELKRITLSVDPYLEMTEICDRTLRAGGPALLFENPKGSSIPVLANLFGTARRVALGMGQDSVEALREVGKLLAYLKEPEPPKGWRDAWDKLPVLKQVLSMAPKVVSKAPCQENIIEADAVDLSKLPIQTCWPGDAGPLITWALVVTKGPFKDRHNLGIYRQQVLARNKLIMRWLAHRGGALDFRDWQIARPGERFPVAVALGADPATILGAVTPAPDTLSEYAFAGLLRRAKTELVKCLGNDLQVPASAEFVLEGYIEPGEEALEGPFGDHTGYYNEVEKFPVFTIERITHRNNPIYHSTYTGRPPDEPAVLGVALNEVFVPLLQRQFPEISDFYLPPEGCSYRLAVVSMKKQYPGHAKRVMFGVWSFLRQFMYTKFVIVTDDDVNIRDWKDVIWAMTTRMDPARDTTIIENTPIDYLDFASPVSGLGSKIGFDATNKWPGETTREWGEPITMSAEVKQRVDEIWQALGIFADR